The Streptomyces cyanogenus DNA segment ATGAAGCGGGCGTGGGCGGCGCGTTGCAGGGCCTGGGTGGCGACCGTGGTGGGCCTGCGGCGGCGCTGAACCGCGCGTACGTCGTCCAGGCGCACGGCCCCGCGGCGCAGCGGCTCGGTCAGGTGCCGGGCGGCGGCCACGGCGTCCTGCACGGCGAGGTTGATCCCGATGCCGAAGACCGGGGACATGGCGTGCGCGGCGTCGCCGATGCACAGCAGACCGGGTCGGTGCCAGCGGCGCAGCCGGTCGAGGTGGACGTCGAGCAGCTTGACGTCGTCCCATGAGCGCAGGGCGTCGGTCCGGTCGGCGATCCAGGGGACGGCGGCGGCGAAGGCGGTCCGGAAGCGGTCGAGGCCGGCGGCGCGGCGCTCGGCGTCGGTGCCCTTGGGGATGAGCGCGGCGCACTGCCAGTAGTCGCCCCGGTCGATCATCGCGGTGAGGAAGCCCTCGCCGGCGCCGCCGACCAGTCCGCTGGGGTCGGTGTCCCGGCGCGGCAGGCGGAACCACCAGGCGTCCATCGGGCAGGTGAAGCGGCGCAGTCGCAGTTCGGGCAGGGAGCGGGCCAGTGAGCCTCGGCCGTCGCAGGCGACGGTGAGGACGGCGCGCAGTTCGCCGGTGCGGCCGTCGGAGGTGCGGTAGCGCACCCCGGTCACCCGTCCGGACTCCGTCAGGAAGGCGGTCGCCTCCGTGTTCATCCTCAGTTCGAAGGACGGCTCGCGCCGGGCCTCGTCGGCGAGCAGGTCCAGCAGGTCCCACTGGGGCACCATCGCGACGTAGTTGTGGGGGCCGCGCAGGACCGAGAGGTCTCCGACCGTGACCGGTGTGCGGCCGGGTCCGAGGGGCAACTGGACGGTGCGCACCCGGCGCTGCGGCAGCCGGGCGAAGGACTCGGCCAGCCCCAGGTCGTCCAGCAGGGCGAGGGTCGAGGGGTGGACGGTGTCGCCGCGGAAGTCGCGCAGGAAATCGGCGTGTTTCTCCAGGACGGTCACCTGGATTCCGGCCCGCGCCAGCAGCAGGGCGAGCACCATGCCCGCGGGACCGCCCCCCACGACACAGCAGGTGGTCTTCTCCATTGCGGTCCCGCCCTTCGGAGCAGCCAAGGCACCTCAATAATTCATCATCCGATGAATACCATACCCGTCCTGCCCCGGAAGTCACGTGTCGCCTGTGCGTCGGCGGGAACTCGGTGCGCTCGTGAAGGCCCGCACACGCAGCCGGGAGGTCGAGGAGGTCTCATGACCGCGGACACCGCACGCTACGACGACCGGGACGAGGTCCCGCTGGGCGGATACGCGGCCCTCGCCTCCGTCTTCGCGGCGAGCGCCGGCGCCTTCGCGCTGGTGGCCCGGCGCCGGGGAGTGCAGCTGCCGCAGCAGGTGCCGCCCTGGGACGTGGCGCTGCTCGGCGCGGCGTCGTACAAGGCGTCGCGGCTGCTGGCCAAGGACAAGGTCACCAGCTTCATCCGGGCGCCGTTCACCCGCCGCACGGGCGAGGGACAGGGCAACGAGGTCATCGAGGAGAGCCGGGGCAGCGGGCTGCGCCGGGCCACGGGCGATCTGCTGTCCTGCCCGTTCTGCACCGCCGCCTGGACCACCGGCGCCCTGGTGTGCTCCTACGCGGCGGCGCCCCGGCTGACCCGGCTGGTCTGCGGCGGCCTGGGCGCGCTGACCGTGTCGGACTGGCTCCAGTACGCCTGGACCTGGACCCAGCGGACGGTCGAGGAGTGAGCCGCGGGACCGCCGCGGCGGGTTCCGCTCGGCAGGCGCTCGCGTCACCGGCCGGCCGCGACGGACGGCCGACGCCCCCGGGGCCGTACGCCGTCACCGGTGACCGGCGGCGGGTGCGGGGTACTCGACGGGTGCCGCTGCGCGCGGGCGCGCCGTCGGCACTTCGTGCGGAAGGGACCGGTCTCATGAGGCACGACGAGATGATCGGAAAGGTGCAGGCGCTGGCCCAGCTGCCCGACCGGGGAACGGCCGAGCGAGCCGCGCACGCGGTCGTGAGCACGCTGTCGGAACGGCTGCCGTCCGGACTGGCCCGGCACGTGGCCGCCCAGTTGCCGCCGGACATGGCGGCGGCCATGCGGGAGGCGGCCGACGCGTCCGCCGCTCATGACTCCGGCAAGGCGGGCGAGCGGTTCGGGCTGACCGCGTTCGCCGGGCGCATCGCCGTGCGGGCCGGCACCGACGAGGACACGGCGCTGCGGGAGGCCGCCGCCGTGATGGAGGTGCTGGACGCCGCGCTCGCCCCCGAACTGACCGAGCGGATGGCCCACGCGCTGCCCGCGGACATCCGCGAGCTGCTGCCGGTGGAGCGGGCGACCCAGGACACCTGGACTTCCGGCTGACACGGGGAGACGGGCGCACGAAGTGAGGAGCGGCGCACCGGGGGACGGCACGCTGCCGCCGGAATCCGCGATGCCGGTTGGATGCGTGTGCAAGCGCCCACCGCGGGCAGGCGTGGCAGTGACGCCCCCCATCGGAAAAGGTGCTCCATGGCCTTCTTCGCCCTCTCCCCGCATCAGCCGCTGGTCCTGCTCTCGGCCACCGACCTCGCGTCGGAGTATCACCGCCTGGGGGTGGAGAACCGGCAACTCCAGCGGGCCGTCACCTCCCACGCCGTGATCGACCAGGCCATCGGTGCCGTCGTCGTCCTGGGACAGCTGGCCCCGGAGGAGGCCTGGCGGGCGCTGCGGGACGTCTCCCAGCGCACGAACGTCAAGCTGCGCACGGTCGCCGAGCACATCCTGGAGTACGCGCAGGGCGGGACGCTTCCCGAGTCCGAGCGGCTCGAACTCGGGAAGGCGGTCGCCCGCTACCGCCCGGGCGACGAGGACGCCCGGGCGCTCACTGACGGCCTGCCCGCGCCGGCCGACGGTGCCGGGGGCGACGGGCCGACGGGGGCCGCGACAGCCACCGGTCCTCGACCCGGTCCAGCCCGTACAGCAGCACGCTGAGGACCGGCAGCAGCAGAAGCGCGACGATGATCACTGGGGGTTCCCCCTCCCTGCCGGGGACACCCCGGCGGGTGCCCCGGACCCGGGTGCCTCCACCCCGGCCGGTTGTGAAGGTGCTGTGAGCGCACCATGCCCGTCCGGCTCGTCGGTGCGCGCCGTACCGGTACCGCCACGCGTTCTGCCACGCGGGTGCGCTCCGCGCGCCGCTTCCGCGACATGTGCTTACGGTGCTGTGGAGGTGACCGGCCGTCAGCCGGGCGGGCGGAGAGGAGGCGGGAGCGGTGGACGATGCGCGCCGGCGGGCTACCGGGCGGAACCGTCCGCGCCGGGCCGGAGGCACGGTGCTGGGCAGCCGGCCGGCCTACTCCGTACGGCTGCCCGCCCCGCCCCGGGCGGAGCCGCGGGTGCCGCCGGCCGAGCGGACGGTGCCGTGGCTGCGGGTCGCCGCCGCCTACGCCTGGCGGCTGATCCTCGTCGGCGCCGCCGTCTACGGCGTGTTCATCGTCCTCGGCAACTTCCAGCTCATCGCCGTCGCACTGTTCCTCGCGCTGGTCGTGACGTCGGTGCTGCGCCCGCTGACCGACCTGCTCGCCCGGTTCCTGCCGAGGCCGCTGAGCGTGGCGGTGTCCCTGGTGGGCAGCCTGGTGCTGCTGTTGGGCCTGCTCGCGCTCGTGGCCAGTTCGGTGGCCGACGAGTCGGCCCGGCTCGCCGGTGAGTTCCGCGGCGGAGTCCACCGCATCGAGGAGTGGCTGCAACGGCCGCCGTTCCGGCTCGGGCCCGGTGCGCTCTCCACGCTGCAACGCCAGGTGACCCGCTATGTCTCCGAGCACCGGGCGTCCCTGCTCACGAGCGCGGTCGACGAGCTGGGCCGGGTGGTGGAGCTGGTCACGGGCGGCGTGCTGGCGCTCTTCGCCTCGGTCTTCTTCCTGCACTCCGGCGAGCGCCTGTGGGGCTGGGCCCGCGAGCGGTTGCTGCCGAGCGGCGCCCGCGCGGTGTGGGACCGGGCGGGGCGGGCGGCCTGGCGGACCTTCTCGGGATACACGCGCGGCATCATCATCGTGGCCGCCACCAACGCCGTGCTCGTGGGCGTGGGCCTGCTGGTGCTGCGGGTGCCGCTCGCGCTCCCGCTGACACTGCTGGAGTTCTTCGCGGCGTTCGTGCCGCTGGTGGGCTCGCCGGTCGCGCTCGGGGTGGCCACGATCGTCGCGCTGGCCGGACGGGGGCCGCTGACGGCGGCGGGCGTGCTGGTGCTGATCGTGGTGATCGGCCAGCTGGAGGGGCATGTGCTGCATCCGCTCGTGATGAGCTGGGCGGTACGGCTGCATCCGCTGGTCGTGGCCGTGTCGGTCATCGCGGGCAGCATCGTGGCGGGCGTGATCGGCGCCGTCGTCGCGGTCCCGCTGGTGTCGGTGGCCTGGGCGGTACTGAGCGCGCTGCGCGCGGTACCGCCGTAGCCGTACCACCGTGACGCACGGCGCCGTCGTAGCCGTACCCACCCTGACGTACGGAGCCGTCGTAGTCGTACGGGTCAGCGCAGTGCGGCGGCGACGAGCCCGCGGATCTCCTCCTCCTGCACGCTCCCGCCGTTCACCAGGCGGTCGAAGACCAGCCCGTCCACGCAGACGGGTGCGCGTCGGCCCGCGGTCACGACGACGCCCGCGGCGAACACATGGCGCCGGGCGCCCCGTGGTGAACCGGCTAACGGGCGGTGCCGGACGGTGTCTCCTCCGGGAGACCGGCGTCCACGCCGTCGCTCAGGCCGAGACGCAGGTGTTCGATGTGGTAGACGGCCTGGTCGAGGAGTTCGGCGACGTGGCCGTCGTACAGGGCGTAGATCACCGAGCGGCCCTGGCGGCGGCCGACGACCAGGCCGAGATTGCGCAGCAGCCGCAACTGGTGCGAGCACGCGGACTGTTCCATGCCGACCTCGGCGGCGAGCTCGGTGGCCGCGCACGGCCCCTCGCGCAGCCGGGACAGGATCAGCAGCCGAGAGGGCGTGGCGAGGGCCTGGAGGGTGGTCGCCACGCGGGCGGCGCTGTCCGCGTCCAGGCGCGTGCGGGGAACCGCTGTCCGCGCGGGAGTTGCTCCATGGCCCATGGCCGTCATCATACAGACGACACTTGAAGACTTATTCATATGTACCTGTATGGTGAGGGCTCGTTGCCCGTCGTCCGCCCTGCCGAAGGGTTCCCTCGTCATGTCCTCCGTCCTCACCGACCGCCCCCTGCGTACCGGGGCCGCCCGCACCGAACCGCCCCTGCGCGGGCGTACCCGGGTCTTCGCGCTGTCCGAGGCCCGCTGGGCTGCGGCGGCCACGGTGTTGTTCCTGCTCGGCCTGTCCCTCCAGCTCACCGGCGCGCCCGGCGGGACCTGGGGGGCGGCGTACGCGCTCGCCTACGCGGCCGGCGGCTGGGAGCCCGCGTGGGCGGGGCTGCGGGCGCTGGCCGACAAGACCCTGGACGTGGACCTGCTGATGGTCGTGGCGGCGCTGGGAGCGGCGGCCGTGGAGCAGGTGATGGACGGGGCGCTGCTGATCGTCATCTTCGCCACCTCGGGCGCGCTGGAGGCGTTGGCCACCGCCCGCACCGCCGACTCGGTGCGCGGCCTGCTGGACCTCGCCCCCGCCACCGCGACCCGGCTGCGTGCCGACGGCACGGAGGAGACCGTCGCGCCGGCACAGCTCACCGTCGGCGACACGGTGCTGGTCCGGCCCGGGGAGCGGATCGGCGCCGACGGCCGGGTGCTGGACGGGACGAGCGAGGTCGACCAGGCGACCATCACCGGTGAACCGCTGCCCGTCGCCAAGGAGCCCGGTGACGAGGTGTTCGCCGGCACCCTCAACGGCACCGGCGCGCTGCGCGTGCGGGTCGGGCGGGACGCCGGCGACTCGGTGATCGCCCGCATCGTGCGCATGGTGCAGGAGGCGTCCGAGACCAAGGCGCCGACCCAGCTCTTCATCGAGAAGGTCGAGCAGCGGTACTCGCTCGGCATGGTCGCGGCCACGCTCGCCGTGTTCGCGGTGCCGCTCGCCTTCGGGGGCGCGCTGACCGGGTCGCTGCTGCGGGCCATGACCTTCATGATCGTCGCCTCGCCGTGCGCCGTCGTTCTGGCGACCATGCCGCCGCTGCTCTCCGCGATCGCCAACGCCGGCCGGCACGGGGTACTGGTGAAGTCGGCCGTGGTGATGGAACGCCTCGGCCAGGTGGACGCGGTGGCGCTGGACAAGACGGGCACGCTCACCGAGGGCACCCCGCAGCTCACGGACGTCGTACCGCTGGCCGGGGGCCGCCTGACCGAGGGGGAGCTGCTCACGCTCGCCGCGGCGGCCGAGCACCCGAGCGAACACCCGCTGGCCCGGGCGGTGCTGGACGCCGCCCGCGCCCGCGGCCTCGCCGTCCCCACCGCCCACGGCTTCGCCTCCGCACCGGGCATCGGCGTGACCGCCACGGTCGGGGGCCGCACGGTCAGGGTGGGCGCGCCGGCCCGCCTGCTGGGCGAGACGCCGCACGGTCCGGCGGCCGCCGCGGTGCCGGTGACCGGCCGGGCCGCCGGTGCCGTGGTCGCAGAGCTCGAAGCCGGGGGCCGTACCGCCATGGTGGTCCAGGTGGACGGGGTCGCGGCCGGGGTGCTCGGGGTGGCCGATCGGGTGCGGGCGGATGCGGTCGGCACGGTCGCCGCGCTGACCTCGCTGACCGGGGTGCGTCCGATCTTGCTCACGGGCGACAATCCGCGGGCCGCCGCCCGGTTGGCCGGTGAGGTCGGTATCCGGGACGTGCGGGCCGGGCTGCTGCCCGGGGACAAGGTGGCCGCCGTACGCGAGCGGCAGGACGCCGGCCGCCGGCTGCTGGTCGTCGGGGACGGTGTCAACGACGCACCCGCGCTGGCCGCCGCGCACACCGGCGTCGCGATGGGCCGGGCCGGTTCCGACCTGGCGCTGGAGACCGCCGACGCGGTGATCGTGCGGGACGAGCTGGCCGCGGTACCCGCCGTCGTCTCCCTGTCCCGGCGTGCCCGCCGGCTGGTCGTGCAGAACCTCGTCATCGCGGCGGTCTTCATCTCCGGCCTGGTCGTCTGGGACCTCGCGGGCACGCTGCCGCTGCCGCTCGGCGTCCTCGGTCACGAGGGCTCCACGGTCCTCGTCGGCCTGAACGGTCTGCGGCTGCTGCGCGAGACCGCGTGGCACCAGGCCGCCCAGGCCGGCACGGACCGCGTCTGACCAGGGGCACGATCGCGTGGCGCAGGCGGCCCGGATCGGCACGGACCGCGCCTGAACGGAGGCGAGACCGCGTGGCGCGAGGCAGCCCGGGCAAGGACGGACCGCGCCTGAACGGTCTGCGGCTGCTGCGCGAGACCACATGGCACCAGGCCGCCCGGACCGGCACAGAGCACGCCTGACCGGGGGCGAGACCCCATGACACCGACGTCCCGGACCGGTGCACGGACCACGCCTGAACAGGCAGCGACTACTACGCGAGACCACAAGGCACCAAGCCGCCCCGACCGGCACGGACCGCGCGCCTGATCGGAGGCGAGACCACGTGGCGGCAGGCGGCACGGACCGCGTCTGACCGGACCGTCCCCGGCATCCGGCGGCATGGACGGCGCCGGAAGTGGCACCCGGATCGCCGTGCGTGGAATACGACTGACCTGGCAGAA contains these protein-coding regions:
- a CDS encoding FAD-dependent oxidoreductase codes for the protein MEKTTCCVVGGGPAGMVLALLLARAGIQVTVLEKHADFLRDFRGDTVHPSTLALLDDLGLAESFARLPQRRVRTVQLPLGPGRTPVTVGDLSVLRGPHNYVAMVPQWDLLDLLADEARREPSFELRMNTEATAFLTESGRVTGVRYRTSDGRTGELRAVLTVACDGRGSLARSLPELRLRRFTCPMDAWWFRLPRRDTDPSGLVGGAGEGFLTAMIDRGDYWQCAALIPKGTDAERRAAGLDRFRTAFAAAVPWIADRTDALRSWDDVKLLDVHLDRLRRWHRPGLLCIGDAAHAMSPVFGIGINLAVQDAVAAARHLTEPLRRGAVRLDDVRAVQRRRRPTTVATQALQRAAHARFIAPVLSGRPPLGDADRARRLAALVTGSPVLRRLPAYFIAYGALRERPPQAAIRRQPGQAPRADSSRGDG
- a CDS encoding DUF1360 domain-containing protein; the encoded protein is MTADTARYDDRDEVPLGGYAALASVFAASAGAFALVARRRGVQLPQQVPPWDVALLGAASYKASRLLAKDKVTSFIRAPFTRRTGEGQGNEVIEESRGSGLRRATGDLLSCPFCTAAWTTGALVCSYAAAPRLTRLVCGGLGALTVSDWLQYAWTWTQRTVEE
- a CDS encoding DUF2267 domain-containing protein: MRHDEMIGKVQALAQLPDRGTAERAAHAVVSTLSERLPSGLARHVAAQLPPDMAAAMREAADASAAHDSGKAGERFGLTAFAGRIAVRAGTDEDTALREAAAVMEVLDAALAPELTERMAHALPADIRELLPVERATQDTWTSG
- a CDS encoding ANTAR domain-containing protein — protein: MAFFALSPHQPLVLLSATDLASEYHRLGVENRQLQRAVTSHAVIDQAIGAVVVLGQLAPEEAWRALRDVSQRTNVKLRTVAEHILEYAQGGTLPESERLELGKAVARYRPGDEDARALTDGLPAPADGAGGDGPTGAATATGPRPGPARTAAR
- a CDS encoding AI-2E family transporter, whose protein sequence is MDDARRRATGRNRPRRAGGTVLGSRPAYSVRLPAPPRAEPRVPPAERTVPWLRVAAAYAWRLILVGAAVYGVFIVLGNFQLIAVALFLALVVTSVLRPLTDLLARFLPRPLSVAVSLVGSLVLLLGLLALVASSVADESARLAGEFRGGVHRIEEWLQRPPFRLGPGALSTLQRQVTRYVSEHRASLLTSAVDELGRVVELVTGGVLALFASVFFLHSGERLWGWARERLLPSGARAVWDRAGRAAWRTFSGYTRGIIIVAATNAVLVGVGLLVLRVPLALPLTLLEFFAAFVPLVGSPVALGVATIVALAGRGPLTAAGVLVLIVVIGQLEGHVLHPLVMSWAVRLHPLVVAVSVIAGSIVAGVIGAVVAVPLVSVAWAVLSALRAVPP
- a CDS encoding ArsR/SmtB family transcription factor translates to MGHGATPARTAVPRTRLDADSAARVATTLQALATPSRLLILSRLREGPCAATELAAEVGMEQSACSHQLRLLRNLGLVVGRRQGRSVIYALYDGHVAELLDQAVYHIEHLRLGLSDGVDAGLPEETPSGTAR
- a CDS encoding heavy metal translocating P-type ATPase translates to MSSVLTDRPLRTGAARTEPPLRGRTRVFALSEARWAAAATVLFLLGLSLQLTGAPGGTWGAAYALAYAAGGWEPAWAGLRALADKTLDVDLLMVVAALGAAAVEQVMDGALLIVIFATSGALEALATARTADSVRGLLDLAPATATRLRADGTEETVAPAQLTVGDTVLVRPGERIGADGRVLDGTSEVDQATITGEPLPVAKEPGDEVFAGTLNGTGALRVRVGRDAGDSVIARIVRMVQEASETKAPTQLFIEKVEQRYSLGMVAATLAVFAVPLAFGGALTGSLLRAMTFMIVASPCAVVLATMPPLLSAIANAGRHGVLVKSAVVMERLGQVDAVALDKTGTLTEGTPQLTDVVPLAGGRLTEGELLTLAAAAEHPSEHPLARAVLDAARARGLAVPTAHGFASAPGIGVTATVGGRTVRVGAPARLLGETPHGPAAAAVPVTGRAAGAVVAELEAGGRTAMVVQVDGVAAGVLGVADRVRADAVGTVAALTSLTGVRPILLTGDNPRAAARLAGEVGIRDVRAGLLPGDKVAAVRERQDAGRRLLVVGDGVNDAPALAAAHTGVAMGRAGSDLALETADAVIVRDELAAVPAVVSLSRRARRLVVQNLVIAAVFISGLVVWDLAGTLPLPLGVLGHEGSTVLVGLNGLRLLRETAWHQAAQAGTDRV